Within Runella rosea, the genomic segment GTTGCTGGTTAGTAGCTTTTAAAGCAGTGTTCAATCCCACATTTCCCACCACAAAATCAACATCCCCATCTCCGTCCAAATCTGCGGGAGCAATCCGGCTCCAAAGCCCAACGGAAGGCACGGTAGAAAGTGTAAAATGCAAACCCTTTTTCTGATTTTCCAACACTTGAATCGGTTTCCACTCAGCCGAAACGATGAGGTCAGGGGCGTTATCTGTATTTATATCAGCCACGGCAACATCCGTAACCAACCCCAAATCCCATTTTTGGGCAATGACAAAATGACCTTTTCCATCGTTTTGTAACAGGTGACTTTCGGTCGCGTACGGGAAATTTGCGGTTTGGACTCCACCTCCCAGAAATAAATCCATATCACCGTCGCCGTCGGCATCAAAAGCTTCCACGCAGGTTTTGTTGAGCATAATTTCGGGGATTTGCCCCATCAGACTGCGACTAAATGCACCTTTGCCGTTGTTGAGATAGAGGCGGTCCTGAAGTTGGGCGTAGTTTACGTCGTATTCGCCGCTGACCACGTACAAATCCAAATCGCGGTCACCATCGGCATCAAAAAACACTGCATCGCGATCTTCAAAGGCTTTGTCGGCCTCAAAAGCGGGTTGAGTGTTTGGCGTAAAAAGGCCGCTATTTGTTTGCAGAAATAATTGTCCCGCTTGGTCGGTCGCTCCGCCCACGTATATATCTTCCAAACCATCGCCGTTTACATCGCCTTTGGCCATTCGAGGGCCGCCCGAGGAATAAAGGTACGGCAGCAGAATCTGCGCGTTGAAATCAATAGCGGGGTTTTCATGGTGGGTAAAATTCAGGACATTTGTTTCTTTGAAAATTGGTTTCTCCTTTGGTAAAAGCAGTGAGGGCTCAAAAGGCACGGCTTTATTTTCTTCCACCAAGTGTGTTTTGTTCAACGCAACTGAAGTCAGTAATTGACTCTTATTACTCGGCCAAAGTACCCGAACAGAATCTATTTTTGGGGTTTTACCCAAACCAAAATGAAGGTCGTCGTACATGCAGGCCTGAAATCCACGCGTGGGCGTAAACTCCTGGTATTGAACCTGTCCGTCGGCATACACGTACACTTTCGCACCTATACCAAACGCGTTTGCTCCATCGCCTTTCAGTTTGATTTTGACAAAATTCTGCGGTTGCTGTTCTTGTTGCTGATTTTTGTAAAGGCTTGTCGGCTCGTTGGTATTGCACGTAATGAGGTCAATATCACCATCTAGATCAAAATCCGCATACGCCGCCCCGCACGCGATAATGGAATGTTCAAAACCCCATTCTTTAACCTTGTTAGCAAACTGAACCTGATTGCCTTTTGCCGTTTCATTTTTAAAAACATAGTGGTGCGTGGGCGTAGCGGGCATTTTTTGAAGGTGGTCCAACAACGATTTTCGGGATTTCTTTCCTTCTCCATTCATTTGCTCATCGGCATAATATTTCACAAAATCCAAATCAGTATAATCCCGCACAAAACCGTTGGAGACAAACAAATCTTTCAGCCCATCGTTGTCAAAATCAGCCAACAACCCCGCCCAACTCCAGTCCGTCGCCTGAACACCCGCCAATTGACCCACTTCGGCGAAGAGCGGATATTCTAGGCGGGCCTGCCCTGAGAGATGGTTCCCCTTTTCCATGTTCCGTGTTCCGTGCTCCGTCATCCCCTGGTTCATCTGCAACATATTACGCATATTCTGCCAATGAAACCCATTTTCGAGCATTGCCTGTTGCACATTCCAGTTGTCGGGCCACGACAGTATTTTCTGACGACGGTTATCTTCGGGTAGCATATCGGTCGTAAAAATATCGGGCAACGCGTCATTGTTGACATCCGCAATATCTACGCCCATCGTTGAGTACGAAAAATGCCCCATCATCTCCTTTCCTCTTTCCGAAAACGTTCCGTCGCCGTTGTTTAAATAAGCATAATCCTCTTCTACATAGTCATTACACACGTACAAATCGGGTTTGTTGTCGCCGTTAAAATCACCTGTCGCAATGCCCAACCCAAACCCCAGCGCATTGCTGATGATGCCCGCTTCTTTGGTCACATCGGTAAAATGTCCACCGTCGTTTCGATATAACCTGTCGCCTGCATCGGCGTCAAATTCCTTTTTGAGGTAGGCTGCCTCCTTGCGTTGATACCCACGCAGGTTATGATTCAGCACAAATAGATCCACATCTCCGTCGGTATCGTAATCAAAAAACAGCCCTTGGGTAGAGTACCCCGCATCCGCAATACCATAAGCTTCGGCTTGCTCCCTAAACTGGACTTCTTTTTGTGATTTATTGGTGGAACCAAGGTTAATAAACAGTTGATTTTTGCGTTTTTCAGCGGGAAAACTACCCGAATAGCACACATAAATATCCAGCCAGCCATCCGCATTTACGTCGGCGAGCGTCACCCCCGTTTTCCACGAACCGGTACGCCCCGCTACACCCGCCTGCTCCGTAACATCATCAAAGTGGAGATTTCCTCGGTTGATAAACAGTTTATTAGGCACCTGATTTCCCGTCAAATATACATCGGGCAGACCATCATTATTAAAATCGCCTACGGCTACCCCGCCACCATTGTAGAAATACTCGTAGGCCAGAATATTAGCCGTTTCGGTTTCGGTCAACTGATTGGTAAACGTAATTCCTGTGTCGGAAGCGTCAAGTCGTTCAAAAAGTGTAGGATCCGATTGACAGCCACTCACAAACAGCAAGGCCACCAATCCGATTCCCCATTTATTTTTCATCATTAGGTCAATCATTTAAAGCATCAAAAATACGATACTCCGCACGATATTTTACCCGTTCTGCATTTTATCCTACCCATCTGCGCTTTCCCGAATAATCAAATATCGGCTCTCTCTGCTCGAAACTCGAAAGAAGCGTTTATTTTTGCCCAAAATCTACCGCTTTTCTGATGCGTCTTGCCTTTACCATTTGTACATTCAGTCACTTAGCACAAGCCAAAACCATGGCCGACAGCCTTGTGAGGCATAATCCCGAGTATCAGGTTGTGATTGGGCTTTTTGATAAAATTAACCATCGGGACGTTTCTTCGGTTGCGAACTACCATCTTGTTGAAATTAATAAGGAACAGATACCTGACTTTGAATCGCTTTTTGACCGCTATACCCCTTTTGAATTGAGTTGTTTGGCCAAGCCTTATCTGGCCAGTTGGTTGCTAAATAAATATCCTGCAGTCCAAAAACTGCTTTATTTCGATTCTGACATTCTCTTTTTCGACAGTCTGAACGCCATCGAAGATGATTTAGAAAACCACAGCATCGTCATTACGCCCCACGTTACAACGCCCATTACCACGGAAGGCCTACCCCGCTTACGTAGTTTTCTCAACGCTGGGCTCTACAATGGCGGCTTCTTTGCCCTGCGCCGCAGCGAAGAATCCTTGCACTTTCTGAATTGGTGGCAAGACCGCGTTTGGCACGAAGGCTACCATGATTTTGCCGAAGGGATGTTTGTGGATCAACTGTGGCTCAACTACGTGCCGCTGTTTTATCCAGCAGCCCTGATCAGCAAAAACCTCGGCTACAATGTGGCCTACTGGAACATGCACGAGCGAAAAATAACGCATGAAAAAGGCCGTTTTTGGGTAAATAATACGTCTCCATTGCTGTTTTTTCATTTCAGCGGGTATCATCTCTCCTACCCCGACGATATATCGGTGCATCAGAATAGATATACTTTTGCCAACCGTCCCGACGTAAAACCATTGTATGACGTATATAAACAGGCATTAATTGATAACCGAGATGCTGATTTTCGTTCTTTGCCCAATGCCTATCACAATCCTTCCTACTTTTATCAAAAAAACAAAGCCCTCAAACGCCTAATCGTTGCGGGATGCCGAAGTTTACTTCGATTATTAAATGCATCCTAATCATTTCATTTTCAGTACATTTATCAAATAACTATTTCCTTTAGTATGTCTACCAATAAATCACTGATTTCCGTCGCCTTGTGTACTTACAATGGAGAGCGGTTTTTATGGGAACAATTGGAGAGCTTAGCCCGTCAAACACAACTGCCTGATGAACTAGTAGTTTGTGACGACTGCTCTACGGACCATACGGTAGATTTAGTGCACAAATTCGCGCTGACTGCCCCTTTCAAAGTGCGTGTTTTTGTGAATGAACAACAAGTAGGTGTCACCAAAAATTTTGAAAAAGCATTGATTCAATGCACGGGAGACATCTTGTTTCTATGCGACCAAGATGATGTTTGGCACCCCGAGAAGGTTACGCGTATGGCGGCATTTCTGACGCAAAATCCGTCCTTAAATGTCGTATTTTCAGACGCTCTTTTAATCAATGAACAAGGAGAACCCTTTCAGACTACGTTTTGGGATGTTGTACGGCTGCAACCACTCCAACTGCAACAATGGCGAGAAGGAGAAAGCATTAGGGTTATGCTCATCGGCAACCGCGTTGCAGGCTGTACCATGGCCCTCCGCAAATCATTTCTGAATCAACTGCTTCCTTTTCCCCTCGATATTCCTGATTTTCTGCACGATACATGGATTGCTTTTGTGGCGTCGGTTTTGGAACAAATCCAATTCATCCCCGAACCTCTCGTGAATTACCGACAACATGCCGCCCAGCAAGTGGGCACCCGACCGAAAAATTTAGCCCCCCTGAGCCTAACACAGCGGTTGGCAAGGCCGCATCAGCAAAAATTGATTCCGTACCAACAACGGCAGCGCGAATTGCAGACCCTGTATAACCACTTACAGCGCGTCGTCCCGAAAGGAAACAAAAACTTGAAAATAGTGGAAGAAAAACTTCATTTTTTGACCGTACGGGCCAATCTTTCTGGCAACAGGGTACTGCGCATTATACCCGTTTTTAAGGAATGGATCAGAGGAAGCTACCACTATTTTGCCGATCAGGATACTACACCAAGGGGTATTTTTATGACGGCCCTCGGGGATGTCTTAGAATAAAACAGCTCCGTTTTGGCGTGGTTACAACACTTTGTTTTCGGTGGTAATTTTCGACACAATCAATTGCCGCACTTCAAGGGTTTCGATTTTTTCACGGTAATGTACCGTGACGTTTCGACGTACATAAGCTGCATTCTTACTTAGAAAATGCGTATGAAAAAGCAATACGGGATAATTAGCAATAGGAAAGAAAGGCAGTCCTGAAGCTTTATAAATGGTAATTGTTTCACAAAAAATGCAGCACAGATGTTCGGGAAAAGAGTCCAAAGTAAGTGCATACTCCGCTTTTGTGGATAAAAAAGCCAACTCCTGAATGGATAATTTTTTTGAAGCATCAATGATTTTTTCTAAAAATTGAGACGCCGTTGCCCGACCAATCCCCTTCACAATTTGCGCCGACAGGTCGGTTTGTCCACACAGAACCACAGAATAATCCGACTTTTCAAGCACTTCTTTCAAGACATTCACCCAAAATGAATTCGGCATTTGGCGGTGAGGCTCTCCCGTTTCGGGAAACAACAAGATGTAGGGTTTATTAATCGTCAAAGGCAATTTTGATTGAATCTGCTCCCACGTGATTGACGCATCAATGGTAAAATAAGGCACCACCTCTTCCAGCCTTGTATCAATTCCCATTTCTTTTAGCAGAGCCTCGTATGCCTCAAAATGGTGATAGTTGCCATCTTTCTGCGGGATTTCCAACTCAACATCCAAAAAACCACCCATACCACGCCGATTAAAACCCACTGCTTTTTTGACATTCGTAAAAGGCAACACAAAGTGAGACACCCCGTAAGAGGTACGAACATCTAAATAAAAATCGTAGTGCTCATTTCGTAAAATAGGTAGCGCTTGCTGAAATGTTTGGTAATGCCGTTTGAGTTTTTGCCAAATGCCAATCTTGCTTCGATTACTTAAATAATGATCAATAACCAGCGTATGACGAACGTAAGGATTGTGTTCATTGACTGCTTTGCACCAACTCGGCGAGATTATATCAATGATTGCCTCGGGATATTTTTGGCGAATAATGGGAAACAAATACGAAACCGTCAGGGCGTCGCCCATGTGGCCTAATGAAGCAATAAGCACTTTGGGAGCGGCAGAAAACGGCTCTTTTTCCCGCTTACGATAAAACCACCGCACGTAGATATCAATGAAGAAATCCAGAATGCGTAGTGGAATGGTCTCGCGAGGGGTACCGCTGTAATGCCGCTTCATGCGTTATAGTTTATGTCCAAACTTTTCAAAATGGGGTTTCCAAAAGTCTAATTCGTGAATATCCCATGCATGGCATCCAAACGGGAGTTTATTCCCATTTAAAATGAAGGCTTTGGAAGGCAAATCTTCCACCGAAAAACGAAGCGCCTTGCGCCAATGGGGTAAACGGACTTGTCGAAAATACCGATTCATTTCAATGCAAAAGAAAACGTCTTCGTTGTAAAATGACCCTTTCTTTGCCAAATACTCTTCAATTTTAGGGCGATTGTTGCGCACAATGTCCAGCATTTTTTGGACTTTTCGCAACGAAAACCCGCCATTGCCAACCGTAAATTTTATTGTTACATCCAGCGGTTGATTATTACGTTGCTTGTCGCGCAAATCAAACCAAATCGCCAGTTGTTTTTTGAGACCAAAAATAATGCGGTCGGTCACAGAACTAAAATCACGCTCGATTCGCCAGGGCGCTCCGATGTAATCATATCCTTGTTGACACCATTCCAAAAGCTCGTCGCGAAACACAAAGGCATCCAATTGGTAAATCAGGATGTATTCGGAGTCGCTGAAACGTTCATAAAACTCCGCCGAAAGCATTAATCGATTGTACGTCTGAACGCTCTTAAAGTAATCGTCATCAAAGTTTTCTACTTTCAGTTGCGGATATTCCCCTAATACATACGAAATATCCAACGAAAAGGGTTTTATGATAACAATGGGATGTTCTTTTAGTACCTGTAGTCCCTGCGTAAACG encodes:
- a CDS encoding DUF5672 family protein, which translates into the protein MKPVTVVIPLYKSVFSLHEKISFTQGLQVLKEHPIVIIKPFSLDISYVLGEYPQLKVENFDDDYFKSVQTYNRLMLSAEFYERFSDSEYILIYQLDAFVFRDELLEWCQQGYDYIGAPWRIERDFSSVTDRIIFGLKKQLAIWFDLRDKQRNNQPLDVTIKFTVGNGGFSLRKVQKMLDIVRNNRPKIEEYLAKKGSFYNEDVFFCIEMNRYFRQVRLPHWRKALRFSVEDLPSKAFILNGNKLPFGCHAWDIHELDFWKPHFEKFGHKL
- a CDS encoding VCBS repeat-containing protein; the encoded protein is MMKNKWGIGLVALLFVSGCQSDPTLFERLDASDTGITFTNQLTETETANILAYEYFYNGGGVAVGDFNNDGLPDVYLTGNQVPNKLFINRGNLHFDDVTEQAGVAGRTGSWKTGVTLADVNADGWLDIYVCYSGSFPAEKRKNQLFINLGSTNKSQKEVQFREQAEAYGIADAGYSTQGLFFDYDTDGDVDLFVLNHNLRGYQRKEAAYLKKEFDADAGDRLYRNDGGHFTDVTKEAGIISNALGFGLGIATGDFNGDNKPDLYVCNDYVEEDYAYLNNGDGTFSERGKEMMGHFSYSTMGVDIADVNNDALPDIFTTDMLPEDNRRQKILSWPDNWNVQQAMLENGFHWQNMRNMLQMNQGMTEHGTRNMEKGNHLSGQARLEYPLFAEVGQLAGVQATDWSWAGLLADFDNDGLKDLFVSNGFVRDYTDLDFVKYYADEQMNGEGKKSRKSLLDHLQKMPATPTHHYVFKNETAKGNQVQFANKVKEWGFEHSIIACGAAYADFDLDGDIDLITCNTNEPTSLYKNQQQEQQPQNFVKIKLKGDGANAFGIGAKVYVYADGQVQYQEFTPTRGFQACMYDDLHFGLGKTPKIDSVRVLWPSNKSQLLTSVALNKTHLVEENKAVPFEPSLLLPKEKPIFKETNVLNFTHHENPAIDFNAQILLPYLYSSGGPRMAKGDVNGDGLEDIYVGGATDQAGQLFLQTNSGLFTPNTQPAFEADKAFEDRDAVFFDADGDRDLDLYVVSGEYDVNYAQLQDRLYLNNGKGAFSRSLMGQIPEIMLNKTCVEAFDADGDGDMDLFLGGGVQTANFPYATESHLLQNDGKGHFVIAQKWDLGLVTDVAVADINTDNAPDLIVSAEWKPIQVLENQKKGLHFTLSTVPSVGLWSRIAPADLDGDGDVDFVVGNVGLNTALKATNQQPMTLYYDDFDQNGRLDPFIAYFNQGQVYPLAGRDEALEQLAPLRKNFIDYKSYSTATAEEVLGQEWSARAVKLKVNELRTGILMNEKGRLTFKPLPLTAQTSPIYAIATADFDGDGKTDILLAGNQSNFRIRIGKTDANQGIVFKGNGKGDFEYLRQDQSGLALKGDVRDVQTVGNQFIFGVNNGKVQTYFFSRKTAK
- a CDS encoding glycosyltransferase family 9 protein, coding for MKRHYSGTPRETIPLRILDFFIDIYVRWFYRKREKEPFSAAPKVLIASLGHMGDALTVSYLFPIIRQKYPEAIIDIISPSWCKAVNEHNPYVRHTLVIDHYLSNRSKIGIWQKLKRHYQTFQQALPILRNEHYDFYLDVRTSYGVSHFVLPFTNVKKAVGFNRRGMGGFLDVELEIPQKDGNYHHFEAYEALLKEMGIDTRLEEVVPYFTIDASITWEQIQSKLPLTINKPYILLFPETGEPHRQMPNSFWVNVLKEVLEKSDYSVVLCGQTDLSAQIVKGIGRATASQFLEKIIDASKKLSIQELAFLSTKAEYALTLDSFPEHLCCIFCETITIYKASGLPFFPIANYPVLLFHTHFLSKNAAYVRRNVTVHYREKIETLEVRQLIVSKITTENKVL
- a CDS encoding glycosyltransferase family 2 protein, which gives rise to MSTNKSLISVALCTYNGERFLWEQLESLARQTQLPDELVVCDDCSTDHTVDLVHKFALTAPFKVRVFVNEQQVGVTKNFEKALIQCTGDILFLCDQDDVWHPEKVTRMAAFLTQNPSLNVVFSDALLINEQGEPFQTTFWDVVRLQPLQLQQWREGESIRVMLIGNRVAGCTMALRKSFLNQLLPFPLDIPDFLHDTWIAFVASVLEQIQFIPEPLVNYRQHAAQQVGTRPKNLAPLSLTQRLARPHQQKLIPYQQRQRELQTLYNHLQRVVPKGNKNLKIVEEKLHFLTVRANLSGNRVLRIIPVFKEWIRGSYHYFADQDTTPRGIFMTALGDVLE
- a CDS encoding glycosyl transferase, with amino-acid sequence MRLAFTICTFSHLAQAKTMADSLVRHNPEYQVVIGLFDKINHRDVSSVANYHLVEINKEQIPDFESLFDRYTPFELSCLAKPYLASWLLNKYPAVQKLLYFDSDILFFDSLNAIEDDLENHSIVITPHVTTPITTEGLPRLRSFLNAGLYNGGFFALRRSEESLHFLNWWQDRVWHEGYHDFAEGMFVDQLWLNYVPLFYPAALISKNLGYNVAYWNMHERKITHEKGRFWVNNTSPLLFFHFSGYHLSYPDDISVHQNRYTFANRPDVKPLYDVYKQALIDNRDADFRSLPNAYHNPSYFYQKNKALKRLIVAGCRSLLRLLNAS